The Aureispira anguillae genome contains a region encoding:
- a CDS encoding asparagine synthetase B, with protein MLKQFFFFLALLASAGGTFAQGYILIPMDESQTNHMKAYGITYQVLSAKQEAYWLLNYQGGSFAFQYNDIFKKECMRRGVSFKIIPTSSFNSILNEINDPQVNMEAMKLEVPPKVAVYSPTVNVRGQEVQPWDDAVTLVLTYAEIPYDLVYDDEVLEGKLNEYDWLHLHHEDFTGQFGKFFANYSSQKWYKDHVRGMETLAKKHGFDKVSQLKLAVVKKIREFVSGGGFMFAMCSATDTYDIALAADGVDICDYMYDGDAPDPQAQNKLNFNNTFAFKDFKLVRDPLKYEFSNIDASPLTSPPRRVKDDVDYFTLFDFSAKWDPVPTMLTQSHTKTVKGFMGQTTAFRKSQIKSNVLILGENKPASEARYIHGTFQKGFWSFYGGHDPEDYRHFVHDPPTDLELHKQSAGYRLILNNVLFPAAKKKPRKT; from the coding sequence ATGCTCAAACAGTTCTTCTTTTTTCTTGCCCTATTAGCAAGTGCAGGTGGAACATTCGCACAAGGATATATATTGATTCCTATGGATGAGAGCCAGACCAATCACATGAAGGCTTATGGAATCACTTATCAAGTTTTATCTGCCAAACAAGAAGCATACTGGTTACTCAATTATCAAGGGGGCAGTTTTGCTTTTCAATACAACGATATATTCAAAAAAGAATGTATGCGAAGAGGGGTTTCGTTCAAAATTATCCCTACTTCATCTTTTAATAGCATCCTCAATGAAATCAATGACCCTCAGGTCAATATGGAAGCGATGAAATTAGAAGTTCCTCCCAAAGTAGCTGTTTATAGTCCTACCGTTAATGTGCGTGGGCAAGAGGTACAACCTTGGGACGATGCTGTGACTTTAGTGCTTACTTATGCAGAAATTCCATACGATTTGGTCTATGATGACGAGGTGTTGGAGGGCAAACTTAATGAATACGACTGGTTGCATTTGCATCATGAAGATTTTACAGGGCAATTCGGAAAATTCTTTGCGAATTATAGTAGCCAAAAATGGTACAAAGATCATGTTCGGGGAATGGAAACGCTCGCTAAAAAACATGGTTTTGATAAGGTTTCTCAATTAAAATTGGCGGTTGTCAAAAAAATTAGAGAATTTGTCTCTGGTGGTGGGTTTATGTTTGCCATGTGTTCTGCTACTGATACCTACGACATTGCGCTGGCTGCAGATGGTGTTGATATTTGTGACTACATGTATGATGGTGATGCGCCCGACCCACAAGCTCAGAATAAATTAAATTTTAATAATACCTTCGCTTTCAAAGATTTTAAATTAGTTAGAGATCCTTTGAAATATGAATTTTCAAACATTGATGCTTCGCCATTAACTTCTCCACCAAGACGAGTAAAAGATGATGTCGATTATTTTACCTTATTTGATTTTTCTGCCAAATGGGATCCTGTTCCAACAATGTTAACTCAATCTCATACCAAAACGGTCAAAGGTTTTATGGGACAAACTACTGCCTTTAGAAAAAGTCAAATAAAATCTAATGTGCTCATTCTTGGTGAAAATAAACCAGCCAGTGAAGCTCGCTATATACATGGAACGTTTCAGAAAGGTTTTTGGAGTTTTTATGGTGGTCATGATCCTGAAGATTATCGCCATTTTGTACATGACCCTCCGACAGACTTAGAGTTACACAAACAATCTGCGGGCTATCGCCTGATCTTAAATAATGTTTTGTTTCCCGCTGCAAAAAAGAAGCCTAGAAAAACATAA
- a CDS encoding acyl carrier protein gives MSTITERVTKIIADKLVIDASEVTAEANFKQDLGADSIDLVELIMEFEREFELSIPDEKAEEIQTVGNAIEFLEAAINS, from the coding sequence ATGTCAACTATAACTGAACGCGTAACCAAAATTATCGCAGATAAATTAGTTATTGATGCATCTGAGGTAACTGCAGAAGCAAACTTTAAACAAGATTTAGGCGCTGATTCAATTGATTTAGTAGAGCTAATCATGGAATTTGAAAGAGAATTTGAACTCTCTATCCCTGACGAGAAAGCAGAAGAAATCCAAACTGTGGGTAATGCCATAGAGTTCTTGGAAGCAGCTATAAATAGCTAA